From Pseudomonas hormoni:
CGGTTCCTGATCGAGCTTGGTGCTGATCAGCCAACTGTTGTGCGCCACCTGCGCCGCTTTCCAGAACGCTTCTTCCTGCCCCGGCACCAACATGTCGGACAAGGTCAGCACTTTATGCTGCTGGCGCGAATAGTTGATGAAACTGCGGCCCGGCGTGCCATGCGCGCCGCCGGTGTCCAGGTAGCTGGAAAATTCGACGATCACCAAGCCGTCATGCTGCTCACGTACTTTCGCTTGCAGGTAACTGCTGTAGCGTGGGCCGGCGGTGCGCAAAAACTCATCGCGATACGCCGCCAGCGTCGGTGCCACCGGGGCGTCGGGCGAGGTGCGGGTCATTTGCAGCAGGCGTTTTTCGACGATGCCGTCTAGCTGAGGCTCGGCGGGGAAGCGCAGGGTATCGATGTTCACCAACGGGCAGTCGGGGGTTGTGCATCCCGGCTTCAGCGTTTCTGTGGCATCGCGGGTGGTTTCCAGCGGCGCCCGGTAGTTGGGCTGGAACAGACTCTGGCAAGCGCCCAGGGTCAGGGCGATTGCGGCCACGGAGGCGATTTTAAAAAGCGACATGGGCGTCCTTCATAAAACAGGGAAAGGCGAAAAGTTACCCGCTTCGACTCTCAACGAAGCAGTCAGTTCGCCACTAAGCTAATTAGAGTTGGTTTAGCCCTCACCGTCCATCCCGCTGACGGGAAAGGGGCTGCATCAAAC
This genomic window contains:
- a CDS encoding RsiV family protein; this encodes MSLFKIASVAAIALTLGACQSLFQPNYRAPLETTRDATETLKPGCTTPDCPLVNIDTLRFPAEPQLDGIVEKRLLQMTRTSPDAPVAPTLAAYRDEFLRTAGPRYSSYLQAKVREQHDGLVIVEFSSYLDTGGAHGTPGRSFINYSRQQHKVLTLSDMLVPGQEEAFWKAAQVAHNSWLISTKLDQEPEFVKQWPFQKTQNVALTYGGVILKYEVSTIAPYALGHVELKIPYPRLNGILKPELFPGRN